The Takifugu rubripes chromosome 3, fTakRub1.2, whole genome shotgun sequence genome contains a region encoding:
- the LOC101070117 gene encoding rho-related GTP-binding protein RhoA-C-like, whose amino-acid sequence MAAIRKKLVIVGDGACGKTCLLIVFSKDQFPEVYVPTVFENYVADIEVDGKQVELALWDTAGQEDYDRLRPLSYPDTDVILMCFSVDSPDSLENIPEKWTPEVKHFCPNVPIILVGNKKDLRNDEHTRRELAKMKQEPVRFEDGKEMASRINASGYQECSAKTKDGVREVFEMATRAALQAKKRGKKSNCLLL is encoded by the exons ATGGCTGCTATCAGGAAGAAGCTGGTGATAGTCGGGGATGGTGCCTGTGGGAAAACCTGTCTGCTCATCGTCTTCAGCAAGGACCAGTTCCCAGAGGTCTACGTCCCCACTGTGTTTGAGAACTATGTGGCAGACATTGAAGTGGACGGCAAACAG GTGGAGCTAGCACTTTGGGACACAGCTGGTCAGGAAGACTATGACAGACTGAGGCCTCTCTCCTACCCTGACACTGACGTCATCCTCATGTGTTTTTCTGTAGACAGCCCTGACAGCTTAG AGAATATTCCTGAAAAGTGGACACCTGAAGTTAAACACTTCTGTCCAAATGTTCCAATAATCCTGGTGGGGAATAAAAAGGACCTGCGCAACGATGAGCACACCAGACGAGAGCTTGCCAAAATGAAACAG GAACCAGTGAGATTTGAAGATGGCAAAGAGATGGCCAGTCGCATCAATGCCTCTGGCTACCAAGAGTGTTCTGCAAAAACCAAAGATGGTGTGAGGGAAGTCTTTGAGATGGCGACAAGGGCAGCGCTGCAGGCCAAGAAACGTGGAAAGAAGTCCAACTGCCTTCTGTTATAG